Sequence from the Melanotaenia boesemani isolate fMelBoe1 chromosome 21, fMelBoe1.pri, whole genome shotgun sequence genome:
gaaatgtgagacatttgtgcacaatccactattaacTTTCACACaacatgttatatattaaagctatttggaaaaatgaataaagaggcacATTCAATATTAATACTCAGAAGAGAGCATGcttgggaaaaacaaaaacaaacaaacaacgacaacaagaacaaaaaaaaaaaacaatatagaattttcaagaaaaagggaaatgatattaataagaacctcagccactaaaatatgtttggtcattgtgaaacaaaacttacatgttataaaatacattcagataaataaggtggaaagtctgctgccagcatgtaccACTTAGTAAAAGAATGCaaaaagtaagctttggtcattcattcattcagagcgggatgcagactggaggctggagcgtCTAGAAGTGacacttatgaaacacacaagaggtggatttccttgtttttatttattcttacacaatgatTTTAATTGTTGTCCTAATTTTTGTCCAGACTGTCTTTTTTTCCCGCACCTCCTTGGCCACCtcgttaatagcggtgattgtgtctCTCTGCaactgcaggacttcctctgagtgtttatattatttaacactaaataatctggtaccaatctcagatgtatctgtacatatttattttatagattaaaacaaatgactaaattaccgtACAacagtactgtcatttagcagacgcttttcttcAAAGTGATTCACCCCTGTGGTTTGAACTTTGGTCTCCCGCATTGGAAACGGATGCCCTGCTGACTCAGATCCAGCCACACCATCCAATGCTTCTcgtgtcttgccttctgacaaggcattgacagcatctgccacctgctgccctcctctgcctttctgacactggtaatgcccacgccgtgcccaccaaataaaacctttttacgtttttcaatgtggtccatcaggatctgtCTCACATTCCGGAAAGAGccgcttcttccctcttttcccctcctgagtaatcatggaaatgatatgataaatatttatactGACCTTTTGTGGCCACCACAAGGGTGTGGCAAGGCGCTCCCTCATGTACGCTCGCTTCAGAGTtcattctgatttatgaacggaaacaggcgtgggacgtGCGTGAGCATGATTTTAtgaatctgaaagtttttgtgcgccacctgtagtttgctttgctacgcacagtttgataaatgaggccccaggacaCTGACAACCACCATCCATTCCCAAATATGCTTGGCAATTCAGAGTAATTGCTATGCCCATCATTACCCCTAGATGTCAGAAATTCTTACACATTGGAcctttaagtgactttgaacataaATGTTTTGATGCCAGAGGTGCTGGTCTGactatttcagaaactgcttttTATTGAACTAAAAATTTCTGGCTCTCCTGATCTCTCCAGACAGGGTTGCTACTTAAGCATGGTGAAACTAGTGAACTGAAATCCGTAGATGTGCATAAATGAAATTTTGTTCATttacagaaccaggactgactgTGATGATGTTTTAGTATAACTTTAAATAAGGAATTCTGGGTTTCTGTTGAGCCCATTCAGGTGGGGAACAGAAACAGCAAATGTGAAGATAAAACAGTAGAAGGTCCAGTGGGAGAGATTAGTCCCTCTGGACGACCATACtgagtgaatttttctttttttatttctctttgtaaTTCTCGTTTCAATGTGACTTGTGCACTTTGCTGTAATGCtttcaatgttttatgtaaagcacttaaagttgtcttgtatatgaaatgtgctatagaaaAAACATGCCTTATCTAAAGCTTGAATGTTGTTTTTGCACTTAAGtggctttggataaaagcatctgctagaAGATTAAATGTGAATGTAAATTCATgcatcactttttttctttatcacagCAAGGAATGCACAGAAAATTATAATCACTCAATGCTGTGCTCAAGACAAAATTCACCTTATGTAGAGGAGGCAAAGTACATTCCCTGATCTTCatataaatcaaatttatatatatatatatatatatatatatatatatatatatatatatatatatatatatatatatatatatatatatatatataaatataaaaggagagaaaaaagatgCAAAGTTTCACTTTTAACAATCATTTTATTAGCAGTCCCAAGaggcaatgaaaaaaaagtcaaaggaagagaaaatgaaattaCAGTCAAGACGGTGGGTCAATCAGAATCAGTGAACACAAAGCTGGAACAGAgggctacacacacacacacacacacacaccaaacacaaagtcacataaaaaaaagaaaaaaaaaaaaagaaaaagtgataaatgaaaacagcatttaatctCAAGAGTAATGTGTGTTCGTGTGTTGGCTGATCCCTCTGTTCCCCCGTGAGAAATTCACCAGGACCGACCgcactttcacacacacatcttgcactcacacaaataataataaaaagcccATCTTCCTCTCGTCAGTAAAAGCCATGATTTTATATTTTGGCTAATAGTGACAGAGAAACCATCAACCGACCACAGCTGCTCAGGCAAGCTGTTAAAAttgttattttctattaattCTGTACAGATTATATATTCTATTTACACGCCGAACACATTTTCAACTCTTCAGTGGGGAACAACTCAAAAcctgcaaacatgacctggtgTTCAACCATCTGTTGTCACTCTGTGCTCAGGAGACGAACTCTTCTGATTAATATAAAGTCTGCAGCACTACGTCACTCACGATTAGAGGTGTTCCATCACTGCCGTGCTGAAAAGAAAAGCTCCCATGCCTCAgagtttttaatctaaaatgaaCATCTAGTTCATCTGAATCCAAACGGAGCCAGATGTTTGCACCATTAAAGGGAATTAACATATCAAAATGTGTGATTACTCATCAGTCTTATGTAGACTCATTTCCAGtgaaaccagatttatttattttaaaactgttcTGTAAATGCTTTCTGTATTTAAGTTTGAGTTGGACGTTACACCTGGAAACATAGCAGGAGATAAAAACTGGGCTAATCCTTACATCTGAAAACAAGCACACACTTACATTATGGATGATTGGAGCAGCATGGGGAGCAGGTACTAAGGCCATGATTAAAGTGGATAAGAGACAGATAGaacagcatttatttaattccattttCATACATAGATGTCCATCATTGTATTGGGATTCAATCATATAAAAAGTGTTTGCTATTAGAGTTGTTTATGCACCCCCCCAAAACAGCCTTTCAGTGCTAATAATACAGACAGTACAGCAACTACAGTTAACACCAGCCACCTCCATCACTCTGTCTGTTGCATACATAATTGTTCACTTGTGTATATACATTACCCTTCCTTGTCAGTTATTCTGCTCCTGCTGTGTGGGAGCAGTAGATCTGAGGCAGAGTTAAGCTTTGCTAAGATCACATTATCAATCTCACTTCTTACACACTATCAGACATGCTGTGATCCGCCAGCTGGTCTCTGGTGCTCAGCTGACAGACAGCAAGGAGAGCTTAGTTTATtaggttaataaaaaaaaaaaaaaaggaggaaagaaggggGAAATAAAGCGCTTCCTTTCACATGGGAGGGTGAAAGGTGACCAGGGTTGGGTGGAGGTGTGTCTGTGGTGGGGATCAGAGGTGAAGGTGTGATTAACGAGGCCTAGCTGAGAAGCTGGCGGATCTCCTTGTGCATGTGACACAAGAAGTCCACGTATGACGCTCCCCCGCTGGCGCTCTTGTCCTCCACTAAGAAGTGCTTGAATATCAGCTCGGCTCTGTCTTCCTGTTTCACCACCATCAGCTGCAAACCAGAGGAGAGAGGAGCTTTAATGAAGCTAAAATGCATCATAGAACCGGGAATCAAACAGTAATCTAAGTGAAAAAAGCTAACACACAAAAGCTCAtttttgtgtactttttttaaaaagtagaaatttaattttctattaaaataaaaaaaaaaggttttttcaAAGATTCATTTTCAGTAGATCTACGCTATGAACAAAATTACTTTCCAAACATTGTTTTATGATTAGCTATACCTCAATTAATGCCTTTGTTTCCTTAAAAGTttacaataattttattttttttttactttcattttctggtgttaaaaaaaacaaataaaacaaacatttgaagATAGAAAACACTTGGTAAAACCTATCTGTGAGTGAAATGGTATGCAGCCCTGAAAAGGACAGAGATACAAAGTCtatctcaatcctggtcctcgggacccactgttctgcaccagcctctcaatgacccattcattttagtcaggtgtgttgcagcagggaaacttagAGCCTTATTTCATGCAGGGCAGTGAGTCCTGGAGACCAGCACTGAAAAACACCAGTATAGAAAACAATTGCTCATACCTTCATGTATCGTGACCGCTGTGCTCTGAAGGAGTCAACGATTTCTCGGAGTCTCTGGGAGAAGGGGTTGTCCAGAACAGGCAGACTTGTCTGAAACACACAGCAGAGAAACTAAGGAAGGATACACAACTTTGCCAGCTGGGTTAATAAAAGGACGATACCATCCTCAGTAACAGATTACAAATGAAATGTACCCTAGGCCACATAATAACACAAATCAGAGTTCACTGGAGTAACATTCATACtcttactaaaataaaaagactgaacagattaaaaaaaaaaacacataactaAACAAAACACTTGAGGATAATTTGTTATCTATTGAGTATTTGACCAAAATAATCTGGAAAAGTGAAAATTTCATTTGAAGTgaataaacaacagaaacaaacagagcACGGATGTTCTTTATTAAAGCtactgttaccatggtgacaacTCCTTCTCTCACAAACAAAatccacaataaataaaactagtcTGCTACAGtcaaatgtagaaaataaaaaaaagatccagtCCCTCTCACCATGTTCGAGTCGATCTGGCTGAAGCTCGGAGTGCCGAAGATGTTGAGGAGCAGCTCCTGCTGGACGCTGGCTCCCACCCACAGGAAGAGGTGGAGCCCCGTCTCCAGGAGGTAAACGCCGCCTTTTGACAACCTTTCCTCCGAGTCCCTCACTGCCACCGGTAACGACCCACTTTCCAACTTCATCTGAAAAGGTAAAGGGGGAAAATGATTAAGTCTGTAAATATTGTTCTAGAGATGCACTGAAAGCAGTtccttacatttttaaatgagtagTTGGACACACACGGTGTAGTCAGCtcagatcattttatttctgacatGTTGGCCCTTATTACATCTTCACAAGCTATCAAATGCAAATGCCATTTGAGCTTTTcgttggttttttttatttatttgatcaataTCAGGGCTCTGTATCTAACATTTTACTATtgcagaagatttttttttattatttattgtacaaTAGATTTGAAATCCTGTTCAACCACTTCCCAATTAGCATTACATCTGGATTATATCTGCTGCTGCAACTTTTACACCTTAAAGAAACAGTTTACACAATAATCCATCCTTTACTTTTAAGCTGAGAGGCATCTCGCAAAGATCTGCTTTTGTtagatttcttattttaattcagttgCAAACCATTTCTGTCTCCACTGGTCAGCTTTCTTTGCTTTGGACAGTGAGTCATCACAGAAATGATGTTTACAAAAGTTACAGAAGCAACTGTCATTTACACAAAATGACCAGATAAGATCAAGGGGAGATATGGTACCTCAGTGCTCCTGAGTTTTGATAAAATATAACCTTGATATGGAGCTATGTGAGCAATAACATTCCCCCCGCTGGAAAACAGGGGATCAGATGGGATGACAGTGAGGATGAGGTGCTGTTTAcctgtatgatttttttttccagctctgaTTGATTAAGATTTTATCAGTAAACACTTGGTATGTATTAGATTATGCTAAGAAAAACTTACAAGAACTTCTAGAAACATCTGCTTCCAGCCAGTGAAAAAGGATTTCTATCAGAGAAAATACAGATCCTATTGGGGCTTATCCTCTGTTAAGTCATTCTATATGGGGAAAGTAAATCTTAATTACAAGTGAAAGATTTCGGCCCTTTATTCATTCTACATTCCtttaattattatataatattttcttgttagtttttggttttttgtgcTTCAAGATTCAAGGCTAAATGAACTTATCTTAATAAAACTACAAATTAATTATACTATtgcaaataaaagttttcatcAAGTTATTGTGACAGAATTCACAGTACAAGTACCTGGGAACTGTACTTGATGACTTTTGAAGCCCATGTGGATTCACATTGTAAGAAAACTCATCAGCGGATGTATTTTTATCAGAAGCTTTGTGGTTTTactttaatgagtgttttttttattcttgttttatcgAGTCCttattaacttttaactttatctACTGGTTTGGTCTTTTAATGTGTGAAAATAGGAAAAACTGCTGGGAATTGTGCAGGTGTGCAGTAAAATAGCTGGCACAGATCTAAATAACCACACTGATCTGCACAAGATGAGGTCAGTGACAAAAGCCAGACTAATCCTGTCAGATTCAGACCACCCACTACAGGACCAGTTCAGATTGTTTCCATCCAGATGCAGGTACTTGTTGCCGAGGTATTGGACTAATAAActaaaagattaattaattcCTGCAGCATTTAGGGTTTTAAATGATCTGCTGTGATTCTACTGGctgtaaaacagaagaaaataaaggttCTTGAACTTCTTGAACTTGAATCTTTCATGTGAgaaagtttgtgtttctgtgtttgtggtctCACCAGTGGCAGCAGGCGGGGGTAGAAGAAGATGTGGGTCTCTGCGACGTCCATGCAGCTGATCAGCTGCCTGAGGTAAGCCCTGTCGTCCAGCGAGACGTCAGCTCCCGGCAGCAGCACGTCACTCTTCAGCACGCAGTTCAGATACACGGGAAGCAGCTTCATGCATTCTGGGAGAATCAGCTGAAAACACAAATGTGCACATTAAGGGATTCAAAAACTCAACCAGACAAATGAATAAAGCAGAATTTGCCAACTACATCTGACCTGTAACTGCTAGTAAGagactataaaaactaaagaatgGTAAACTAGGGTGAATGAAGTCCAAGGAAAGTAAAGTTCATTGTTACCCAATTAGCCAAATTAGTCCAGCTTAATTTGGAATGggcttttacatttctttgtacTTAAGTGATACAAAATTGTGTGATAAATGGACAAAATCTGGATACAAGTTCACATTTCTGTCGACTACGAGTACTTTCGTAGAATTGATAATGTGCAGGTTGTATATAAGCAATTTTCCCCATACCTGACCAGCAGATGAAGGACTAGAACAGTTCTTTCTGTAACAAGCCAGAATCTGAGCACACTGGTTGACCAGAGTGTCTCTGACTGCCTTTGTGGGGTTGTTTAAGACGCCTCGGAAagctttaaaacacaaaaacgtATGTCATGAACCACCAGGAACAAATAtcataaaataatcagcaaCTTCATGTGCTGTTCATTAAACTGTTAGAATGATTAGGTGTACATTTAccttattaaaagcaagatattCTGATTATTGTGTTGACATGGGTTGCAGATAAACTCAAttaatgtttctgtttacaTGTAACAGCGAATTCTCCAGATAATCACTCCTACCAACATTACATCAGCAATGCAACTAAAAGATTTGGGCCATTTAAAGTCTTGATTATATCCACATGGCTCAAAAACGCAAcacttttgaacatttcttttctgtaaTGAACTTTGGTGGAGCTGGTGTTCCCATTAATTATGGCGGTGTGTTTTCCGACCCTATGTGCGGTCGTGATGGCATCACGGGCCGTACTGCCTCCGTTTCTCCGCGTAGGCTCATCAGGGAGAGTATAAACAGGTGTGGTAGCTAGAATGTCTTCCTCTCTCTACCTTTGGGCGTGTTGGCGTGTCTCCACGAGCTGGTTGCCGTGGTTTGTTGGAGCCAGGTCGTCTGGGTTTATTGGTTGGGCCGTGGATTTTCTCCTAGCTTGCTGGCGAAGGTAAAGGCTGGTATGACGCTGTAGGATGCATATTATGTATACACCAGGCTAACGTGTATTCTTCCACACTAGACAGAGCTGCTGGTATATCTGGAGTGGCGTTGGAGTAGAGCTACGTTGCTCGGGAAGGAGGTATGGATGAGACTAGTTGGCTTCTTGGTTAGCATGTATTGTGGCTAACTGTGTGTTCTCCCTGCAAAACAGATTGCCTTTGCTCCTTACTGTGCTCTCTGTAGTGCTCTCGTTAGTCTATGGTGCTCAAATTATGTGACGGTGCCCGTAGTAGTGGGTTTTGCGCACCTTAGTTTACTGTCCCACCTACCCTATGTCTTAATCCAGGGTCCACGCCCTTtagattattttgttgttgttttgttataagGGTTTGGTAATTTGGggatttgtttgattttgttttgttattaatttactaactcttggtttgttttggttttttttggttttggttgcaGTGGATTTTGTGTTAACACCCAGATTACTTAacgtgttttattgtgttgtgttttatacattgtttaataaagagattatttttttctacactgTCTTGTTTCTATAAATTAATGGCCAGATCCAACTTGCGTACTCCGTAATAGGGAGCCCTAGACCATTCTTTGGGAATTGTGTTGGTCTACCAGTGGGCTCTTGTGGTCCCGCCCTTAGTCACGATCCGGGCCCCATCTCCCCGTGTTACACCTGGTTTTGGGACATAGACAAGCATCCTGAGCTTTTAAAACAAGATGTAAATGAgagattattattaataaaaaaaaaaaaataaaaaaaaaagcagcacaaactcGCTCATAATAAGCAGACCTATTAATGTTAGACTCAGAGAGTGTTTAATACTGCGAAGGTGTAAAAGGTAAAATGGGCACTTTACAGAGTGCTTCATTTATTACTCTGAGCATGAGATTTGGGTTGATGTGATCAGAAAATGCTGTTTATTTGATAATATCTACGTTTATatggactattttttttttctattcgaTTGAAAGCAATCTGATCAGAGATggcagctgacatgtttacatggtcagttgtgtgtttacatgacgGAAAGATTTAATATGACTGAAATGCATTTGGCATGTGCATGGAATAATatggaaatatggaaaaaagaagacaaaaaaaaacgtCAACTGTCGACATGATGAGTGgatacatggttatttttttggATTGTGGAAAGATTTTAATTTCCACTCTCTTGATCAGATTGAAAATTCATCCCGTTCAAGGCCGATCGGATAAGCTGAAGTGTTTTCGTGACccatttttactctgactggATCAAAAGTGATCCCTGTAAATGCAGCGattgacagaaataaaacatttacaccTTATTACAATAAAGCTGCACATAATAACTTTCTACTCTTGTGTAACTTGCAGGTTCACAGGAGCAGCAAAGTACCATGTTTACAAAATGCTATACAAACTCTGCCGTGAACAACAGTCAACCACTTACCGTATTTGGAGAAGAAGTTGATGATTGTGTCCGTCTCACAGTTACGGTAGAGGTCAGCCAGCTGAGAGCAGCAGTTGACCGCCATGTTGTGAATGCGGAGGCGCCGCTGACCGCTGCAGCTTGTGTACAACACAGCAcactgaaggaaaacaaagaggaCACATATGTCTAGTGTTTACATTTCTTCTTTAATTGTGTTTTGGATGAAAACACTACAAGCTCCAACACAATCACCAGTCCTCCAGATCCTGCTGACTGTTATTTGATAAGATTATTTGGGTGCCCTGGTGTCAGATCAGGTAACTGATAAGAAAATCTGCAGTATTTTAACTCTcaatcatattttaaatgataaaaaatacaaactaacACACCTGCATGAGTGCTCCGGTCTCCTCGCTGAGCTTGTCATCATGTTTGAACTCAACAGTGATGGCTTTGTCACAGTCCAAACCTGCCAGTTCCACATCTGTGGTGTTACTCATGTAAAATGAGCCAAAGAAGTCCGTCGCCCGGATACCTAGTACCCCCCccccttctttttttgtggTAAAAATGGGCAACGTAGACTCTAAGCAACAGCTCCTCTGTCACAGgagaattatttgattttataagtagttttattttatgagtTTTATGAGAAACAAATATGGTAAGAATTCAATAGAATTTTGttctgaaacaaaacagagaacatgtttagcgagctggtggcaacaacctTTCACTGATCggctcattgtttttaaaagaaagaaaaattagtaaaacgagatgaaaataatattttctttatttgatccCTTCAGATGCATCCTAACAgtgactcactgacacatgaatttatatttcctccagATTTCCCCGTCTAACCGCTGACCCAGGACCTGATAAGATCTCTCTCATCAGTATCTCTCTCAttcctacagctgaagcagtgagagtgagttagagatgtgacgttcatgaacaaatcgattcttttgaacgactcttttaaatgaacgatgggaaccgattcacagttgtgagccgttcatttgtgatgaattctttttataaacaaatttttgacactgccttcctcaaataaaattttacttgtaaagctcttttcatgccataggcaacacaaagttct
This genomic interval carries:
- the LOC121632914 gene encoding protein transport protein Sec24C-like, which codes for MCAVLYTSCSGQRRLRIHNMAVNCCSQLADLYRNCETDTIINFFSKYAFRGVLNNPTKAVRDTLVNQCAQILACYRKNCSSPSSAGQLILPECMKLLPVYLNCVLKSDVLLPGADVSLDDRAYLRQLISCMDVAETHIFFYPRLLPLMKLESGSLPVAVRDSEERLSKGGVYLLETGLHLFLWVGASVQQELLLNIFGTPSFSQIDSNMTSLPVLDNPFSQRLREIVDSFRAQRSRYMKLMVVKQEDRAELIFKHFLVEDKSASGGASYVDFLCHMHKEIRQLLS